A window of Tautonia marina contains these coding sequences:
- a CDS encoding M28 family metallopeptidase, with amino-acid sequence MVCPFQPDRALRLIHRLAFPRAVGSQGERLAARLVERALARSGRPVVRERFPVGTTARRVGSVLAFSGASVLVTIGVILATRWPLITGLCALAAGYLVNAPWIVTRSLADRLRARVWSDNLVVWPSRDNDAEAAPARVVFLAHYDSKSQRLPTGFRVALVVSSTVGCLILAGASLARMLLGGEAIGFTPLILLGGFINGCLIALMCNASGNRSPGALDNGSGLAVLLELARSWEPRADAPVDAVFLATGAEEVGLDGARAFLQRHEWWLRERPTLLINLESVGAGDRVWLAGSPIAVTLAETVAEAQQIPTSRFRVLGAGMDHEPFAAAGLAAVSLLGDVVGTSASLHTRHDGLHLICRDSLMRSARLASHLAWTWAVRLHPSGDPPLPMPLQSAQEG; translated from the coding sequence ATGGTTTGCCCGTTCCAGCCCGATCGTGCCCTTCGGCTGATCCATCGGCTTGCGTTCCCTCGCGCGGTCGGTTCGCAAGGAGAGCGACTGGCCGCGCGGTTGGTCGAGCGTGCCCTGGCTCGATCCGGCCGTCCGGTCGTCCGTGAGCGCTTCCCGGTCGGCACGACCGCTCGAAGGGTCGGGAGCGTGCTGGCATTCTCCGGCGCGAGTGTGCTGGTGACGATCGGCGTGATCCTGGCGACCCGATGGCCGCTGATCACCGGACTGTGTGCTCTGGCCGCCGGATACCTCGTCAACGCTCCCTGGATCGTGACCCGATCCCTCGCCGATCGGTTGCGGGCCCGGGTCTGGTCGGACAATCTGGTGGTCTGGCCGTCGAGGGACAACGACGCCGAAGCCGCTCCGGCTCGGGTCGTCTTTTTGGCACATTACGATTCGAAGTCGCAGCGCTTGCCGACCGGTTTCCGGGTTGCCCTGGTTGTGTCGTCGACGGTGGGATGTTTGATTCTGGCGGGTGCTTCTCTCGCAAGGATGTTGCTGGGGGGGGAGGCGATCGGGTTCACGCCCCTTATTCTCCTGGGGGGATTTATCAACGGTTGTCTGATCGCCTTGATGTGTAATGCTTCGGGGAATCGCAGCCCGGGGGCGCTGGATAACGGGTCGGGCCTGGCGGTCTTGCTGGAGCTAGCTCGATCGTGGGAGCCCAGGGCCGATGCCCCAGTCGATGCCGTTTTTCTGGCCACGGGGGCCGAGGAAGTCGGGCTCGACGGTGCCCGCGCCTTCCTCCAGCGCCATGAGTGGTGGCTCCGGGAACGACCGACGCTGCTGATCAACCTGGAAAGCGTGGGGGCGGGCGACCGAGTCTGGCTTGCCGGATCGCCGATCGCCGTGACCCTGGCCGAAACCGTGGCCGAGGCCCAGCAGATTCCCACCTCCCGGTTCCGAGTTCTGGGCGCGGGCATGGACCACGAACCGTTTGCCGCGGCCGGGCTCGCTGCCGTCAGTCTGCTCGGCGATGTGGTTGGCACCTCCGCATCACTGCATACGCGACACGACGGGTTGCATTTGATTTGTCGCGATTCCTTGATGCGATCGGCACGGTTGGCCTCGCATCTTGCCTGGACCTGGGCCGTTCGGCTTCACCCTTCGGGTGATCCACCGCTTCCAATGCCGCTTCAATCGGCTCAGGAAGGATGA